Within Aliivibrio fischeri, the genomic segment GGTGTTACTTTTAGTTCAGGAAGTACATCGAACGCTTTGAACATCAGCTCTGGTAAACGGTATTTACGAGTTAAATCGTGAATGCCTTGTGCCAGTTCTTGTACTCGCATACCTTCATAGAAACTTGGATCTTCGTTGTACAGTGAAGGAAGGAAATTTTTCACTGTTAAGTTAAGATCGAAGCCACGTTTAAAGTCCGTTAATGCACGTAGTAATTGCATTGCTTTTGATTTATCAATACCTATAGAGAATAGGAACAATAGGTTATATGGACCTGTTTTCTCTACTACGATACCGCGTTCATCTAAGTATTTAGCAACGATTGATGCAGGAATACCAGTCTCGCCCATTTCGCTATTTTCGTTCATTCCTGGAGTTAATAGCGTTACTTTGATTGGATCAAGGTACATGTGATCATCATCGATGTCCTTGAAGCCGTGCCATGAATCTTTTGGATCCAGTTTCCAACATTCAGTTGTATCGATGTTTTCTGGTTGCCATACATCAAAGAACCAGCTGTCACTTTCACTTTGAAGACGTTTGATCTCTTTACGGAAACGAATCGCACGGTCAATTGAGTCTTGGATCAGTTTCTTACCTGTATTACCACGCATCATTGCCGCAGCAGTTTCAGTTGATGCAACAATACCGTATTGAGGTGATGTTGATGTGTGCATCATGAACGCTTCATTGAATGATTCTTTATCAAATTCACCTTTTACGTGGATCATTGATGCTTGAGAGAACGCAGCCAGTAATTTATGAGTTGATTGTGTTTCGTAGAACACTTTACCTGGAATTGCTTCGCCACTCATACCACACTTACCTTCATAAATTTTGTTGAAGTTAGTGTAAGGAACCCAAGCACTATCAAAGTGGATGTATTTAGTATCTAGCGTTTCTTTAATGTATTGAGTGTTATACAGAAGACCATCGTAAGTTGAGTTAGTAATAACCGCATAACCTGGCATGGTTGCGTTTGGTGTTGCTGCTACTTTTTGCTCAATCACTTCACGAGTAAATTCGCTTTGTGGGATGCCACCTAAAATACCGTAAGCATTACGTGTTGGACGGAAATAAATAGGTGTTACATCACTCATCATCATCATGTGAGTCAGTGATTTGTGACAGTTACGGTCAACAAGCACTGTACTTCCTGCTGGTGCTGAGTACATGCCTACAATTTTGTTTGATGTAGAAGTACCGTTAGTTACGATGTAAGAGCTATCTGCATTAAACGTACGAGCAATGTACTCTTCAGCTTCTTTATGAGGACCAGAGTGATCAAGTAATGAACCTAGTTCAGGCATTGAGATTGATACGTCCGCTTTAAATGCGTTTGGACCGTAGAAATCATAAAATATGCTGCCCGCAGGACTTTTTTGGAAAGCCGTACCGCCCATGTGGCCAGGAGTACAGAAAGTATATTTACCCTCTTCTACGTATTTGAATAATGCCTTAGTAAACGGAGGCATGATCTGATCTTTGTACTCTTCAGTCGCTTGATTAATTTTCAGAGCGATGTCGTCAGCCATATCTAACGCATATTCGAAGAAGTGCAGATTTAGACGTAAATCAGTTAATGAAATATCTAATGTTGAATGTTGGTTTGCAAATGCATATAGCGGCAGTTTTTCATTCAACGCATTAATTTCAGAACACAAATCTAGTGAGTATTTATCCCAGTCAAATAACACACCACAAATACGTGGGTTCATTTCAATCATTTTATATAGATCTTGTGCATCTACTGGGTAAACCACTTTGTAGCCTGCTTTTTCTAAAGAAGCATGCAATTCGCGAACTGGCTCTTCTTTAAAGAAAACACCTGAGTGATTTAGGATAGCAAAAATATTCATTTTATATCTCCAAGACGAAGAGAGGCGCTCCCCATCATTTTGATGGTGAGGTAGTGGAGCGCCGCTAGGGGTAAAACTTACTAAGTTGGTAGCGTTAACTGTTTACGCTATCGAGTGACATTAATGGGCTACTGCTTCTGCAGTTACATGTTGCTCTGATTGTTTCAGACCCATTTTTTTTGCGTAGAACATAAGGATGACAAGTGACACGATAAAGGTTGCAGTTAGTGTTGCACCTTCTGCACCAGCCAGTGCAATCATGCAGAACACACAAGCAATACCTGAGAAGAACATGGTAAAGCCGCTGCGTGTTGTCATACCTTCGAAACGAATTAAGTTAATGCTTGAGTAGAAGTAAGGAAGCATTGTTAGTAGTACGGCATCAGTCGTTAACTGATTAAATAAGTCAGCAGTGTGAGCTGATTGAGAACTGAATACAGTTAGTGCAACCATCAGTGCTGTCATTTTAAGTGAAGCTAGGATTAGACCTTTTTTCGCTACACCATTTTTATCTGTTTCGCCGTAGATTTTAGGGAAGTTACCATCGTGAGCTGCACGTTTACCGGCTTCACCTACCAACATCATCCAAGAACCTAGAGAAGTGAAACACGCTAATGCTGTGAATGCTGCAACAAATGGCGCTGACCAGCTACCGAAGATCTCAGTGGTTGCTAGCGCAAATGGAGCACCAGATGCAGCTACTTCTGCAGCAGGAAACATACCGCTGATTACTTGAGTTGATAGAATGTAAATCACACCGGCAATCGCTGTACCTAACATTGTTGCTAGAGGAACGGTGCGTTTTGGATTTTTAACCATACCTGATGATACTGCTGCTGATTCAACACCAACAAATGACCATAAACAGATAAGAACAGCACTAATAATAGCGTGAGTACTTGTACCTGAAGATACATTCCAGTTTTGACTATATAGTGTCGGGTCAAAGTGTCCCCAACCAACAATCGCCGTACCAACAACAGGAATAAGGATAAGACCTAAACCTAATGTACATAGACGACTTACCCAGCTACCACCTAGTAAATTAACTAAGGTAAATAACCATACCGATGCAATCGTCGCTGCAGCTGCAGGGATAGGGTCATTCAACGCAGGGAAGAAAACGGATAAGTAAGATACACCAGTAATAGCGATAGCTAAGTTACCAATCCAGTTTGCGTGGTAGTAAAGCACACCAGTTTGGAAACCAAATACAGGAGACACTTCACCAGCATAAGCGATTGGACCACCCTCTTGAGGGTTTTTCGTTGCTAAGCGAGCAAAAACAAATGCCAAACTTAACGCACCAACCAAACAGATAATCCAACTAAAAATAGATACTGAACCAACCGCTGCTAATGAAGAAGGTAATAGTGCAATACCACTCCCATCATGTTGCCGGCAACAACACCTGTACAGGCAATTAAGCCAATTTTTTTTGTATTCGATTCCATAACATCTCCAAGGATCATCGAATGGGCAATTTTTTTACCCGTTATACGAAATTTTTTCTTTAAGGAAGCGAGATGTTATTTGAAGCAGGTCATGCAAACTCTGCTGGGGTAGATAAACAGCATCTCGCTCAAATTCTGAGGAGAAGACTACGCCCAACAAAGCGAAAAAAAATCAGGATAAAATTATCAATAAAATAATGATAAAAACATAAGCCTATTGACCTTTATTTTTTTACCCAAAATGAAAAACACACTTAAATTCAAGTGGTTAATGTTTCATTTTTATATTTATGGTGGTTTTTATAAAAAATATAAATTTATCAAGAAGGGAATTTGCGACGGGATTATAGTGAGGTTTATCTCATCATTATAAGAATATAAAACCAATTTTTGGTGCTTAACTTCTTATTGGCTACTGAAAGAAAAAGCACAACGATTATTTTGTAAATCTTTATGCTTATACGTAAAAAAAGTACGACATATTGTTTCATTATTATTGACTAATCAAACTTCGCTGAACTATATTAATCGCCGCAAATCCTTAGCAAACGATATTTTATACAACTTTATAACAAAGTTACTTATATTTCTTAAAGGATGGCGCTCGTTATCCATTATTTAAGAAAAATAAATTAACGATTAATAATAAGGAAATTTCATGACAAACACAGATTCAACGCTTATTGAATCGATGAACGAAGTATTACTTTCGATTATCGGTAGTATCAATGGGCTTCTTTGGGGACAAGTCCTTGTTTATTTATTAGTTGGTGTGGGTGTCTACTTCACTCTGCGTCTTGGCTTTATTCAAATTCGCCAACTAGGACACTCAATCAAAATCTTACGTAGCGGCCAAGAAATCGAAAATGGCATCAGCTCTTACCAAGTATTCTGTACCTCTATGGCAGCCCGCGTGGGAACGGGTAACATGGCAGGTGTTGCAGTTGCATTAACTGTTGGCGGCCCTGGTGCTATCTTCTGGATGTGGCTAATTGCTCTATTTGGTATGGCAACAGCTTTCATTGAATCAACACTAGCACAAGTTTACAAAGTAAAAGATGTTGATGGTCAATACCGTGGTGGCCCAGCTTATTACATGGAAAAAGGTTTAGGCCAACGCTGGATGGGTACGCTTTTCTCTATCTTCTTAATCATCGCTTTTGGTCTAGTATTCAACGCTGTTCAAGCAAACACTATTACTGATGCTCTTAATCACTCATTTGGTTTTGATAAAACCATTATGGGTATCGTAATTGTTGTTATCTCTGGTTTCTTTATCATGGGTGGTTTACGTCGTGTTGCTAACGCATCATCGAAAATCGTTCCTGTTATGGCGATTGGTTACTTAGCCATTGCTCTTATCATTGTAATAATGAATATCACAGATGTACCGGCAGTATTGGTTCTTATCGTTAAAAGTGCATTTGGCTGGCAAGAAGCGGCTGCTGGTGGTGTGGCGTACACTATTGCACAAGCTATGCAATCAGGTATCGCTCGTGGTCTATTCTCAAATGAAGCGGGTATGGGTTCTGCAGCTAACATCGCAGCAAGTGCTACGCCAAACCCTAACCACCCTGCATCACAAGGTTTTGTGCAAATGCTAGGTGTGTTTGTAGATACATTAGTTATCTGTACAGCCTCTGCGGCGATGATTATGCTTTCTGGCGTAATGGATCAACCAGATGCAACGACAGGTATCAGCCTACTTCAACAAGCACTAACTAACGAGTTAGGCGGTTGGACAAGCTACTTTATGGCACTAGCTATTCTTCTGTTCTGTTTCACATCTATCATTGCAAACTACAGCTACGCTGAAACAAACGTAATGTTCTTGAATGGTAATTCTAAGAAAGGCTTGTTTGGCTTCCGTATGTGTGTGCTAGCAATGGTTATGTTTGGTTCAGTTGCGTCTCTGCCAGTAGTATGGAACCTTGCAGATGCTTCTATGGGTATGATGGCTTTAATCAACATTGTTGCTCTAGTTCTACTATCTAAACTAGCAATCAAAGTTATCAAAGATTACGAAGTTCAACTTAAAGCAGGAAAAACACCTGAATTTGACAGAACTAAGTTCCCTGAACTTGATGATTTAAAAGGTGCGTGGCACCCAAAGAAAAAACAACACTAATTTAATCCACAATTAGTTAAAAAAAAGCCCGTCGAACTAAATTCGACGGGCTTTTTTATTACACCAATATACTGCATGAATCGTTAATCACGATTACCCCATCAAGCGAACTTCACTTGGATTAACGGCTCGATACATAAAATAAGCAACGGTTTCTAAATCACTGTAAAATGCAAGATTTTCAGCAAGCATATAAGTTTCAAGTGACGTATCCATAAAGAAAGCCTTGCTGTATGACTCCCCTGCTTGATCTAAGTCGCCATCTAACTCAGCAAGTTTCCCTTCTAATATATAAGAGAATGCTGACTCTCTATTCTTAAATGCTAGGTTAAGATAAGCTCTAGCATCTTCTTTGTTATCTTGCTTAATCGTTATCATAGCTAATGCTTCATAGATACGAGAAGGCAATACACCGACATCCGATAAAGCATATCTAGCTTGAAGATCCTGACTTAACTTTTCAATTTTAGCGGTGTTTTCGTCCAACTCTAATTCAGGGTTAAGCGCTGAATATGCGTTATAAGCAATGTATAACTCTGAAAGCACATAATCATTATTCGGCTCTGCTAATGCAATGTTCTCTAACAGATCTATCCCTTTTTCAAAGTTTTTTTGATCCGTTTGATTAATGAAGTGATTAGCTCGAACTAACATCTCTAATAAACCATGCTCCTTTGGTAAACCAAGCATTAATCTATTCATATCTTGTTCGGATGCCTGAACCCCTAACGCTCGCATTAAATCTTGAGATGATTGGCGCAACACATGTTCTAAATTGGCATTGGTCATTAAATATTGACGACTAAACAGCACTCGATTTGAAATATTACTGCGATACTCTACATCTAAATACGTTTTATTTTGTTGTTCTTCTACTCGTACATTCACCGCTTTTCCAGGCAAAATACCGGTAGTAAATGCGGTTTTATTTAACTGAACTCGGTAATGGCCAACACTGGCTAAATCTGCCATCAGTTTTTGACTAATGCCATCAGCCAAATATTCAGTTTCATTATTCGAGTTACGGCTTGCGTGATAGGTAAATTCAATTAAATCAGTATCAACAGCCTTGGTTATATGAGTGGTTGTTTGCTGATAAGTAACTGAAAAAATAACCGCAATTAATACGCCAACGAGAAAAAAGTCGAACGCTAATAGCTTCCAACGATGTAAAAAGCTAAAACTCTCACCCTGCTTTTTCTTTTCGTTTGATACTTGATTAGAAATATTAGTTACAGCACGAGTTAATGGACCTGCTGGAAAAGAGAGTTGTGCAGTCTCATCTTGTTCTTTTTCTTGCTCTTCGGTGTTCAATTCAACATTATGATTCTGATTTTCATCAGCTTCTGTTGAGGTAAATGTATCGCAAGGTTTCCAATAAGGCGTATCTTCTAATCTTATTTGCTTGGTTTCTGCAACCAACTTATACCCACGTTTTGGTACCGTAACTAAATAACGAGTGTTATCTAAACGACCATCACGCAATACTTTTCGCAGTTCAAATATTGATTGTGTTACCACTTGATCGGTAACAAACGCACCATCCCATACATGTTTAATTAACTCATCTCGACAAAATACTTCACCTGAATGCTGTGCTAAAAAGCGAAGTAAATTAATTAAACGTGGTTCAACCGACACTTCCCTATCTTGGCGATATAACTTATTTTCCTCAATAACTAGAGTCCAGTCATTAATTTGAAAACAGATCCCGACCATAAGATACTCATTTGTATGAATTGATATAAATATAAAAGAAGAAAGGCCTCAAAAATAATAAGGTTTATCTTATTTTCAAGCTCTCCTTTTGAAGAAGTTGGGATTATAG encodes:
- a CDS encoding alanine/glycine:cation symporter family protein produces the protein MTNTDSTLIESMNEVLLSIIGSINGLLWGQVLVYLLVGVGVYFTLRLGFIQIRQLGHSIKILRSGQEIENGISSYQVFCTSMAARVGTGNMAGVAVALTVGGPGAIFWMWLIALFGMATAFIESTLAQVYKVKDVDGQYRGGPAYYMEKGLGQRWMGTLFSIFLIIAFGLVFNAVQANTITDALNHSFGFDKTIMGIVIVVISGFFIMGGLRRVANASSKIVPVMAIGYLAIALIIVIMNITDVPAVLVLIVKSAFGWQEAAAGGVAYTIAQAMQSGIARGLFSNEAGMGSAANIAASATPNPNHPASQGFVQMLGVFVDTLVICTASAAMIMLSGVMDQPDATTGISLLQQALTNELGGWTSYFMALAILLFCFTSIIANYSYAETNVMFLNGNSKKGLFGFRMCVLAMVMFGSVASLPVVWNLADASMGMMALINIVALVLLSKLAIKVIKDYEVQLKAGKTPEFDRTKFPELDDLKGAWHPKKKQH
- a CDS encoding lysine decarboxylase CadA, translated to MNIFAILNHSGVFFKEEPVRELHASLEKAGYKVVYPVDAQDLYKMIEMNPRICGVLFDWDKYSLDLCSEINALNEKLPLYAFANQHSTLDISLTDLRLNLHFFEYALDMADDIALKINQATEEYKDQIMPPFTKALFKYVEEGKYTFCTPGHMGGTAFQKSPAGSIFYDFYGPNAFKADVSISMPELGSLLDHSGPHKEAEEYIARTFNADSSYIVTNGTSTSNKIVGMYSAPAGSTVLVDRNCHKSLTHMMMMSDVTPIYFRPTRNAYGILGGIPQSEFTREVIEQKVAATPNATMPGYAVITNSTYDGLLYNTQYIKETLDTKYIHFDSAWVPYTNFNKIYEGKCGMSGEAIPGKVFYETQSTHKLLAAFSQASMIHVKGEFDKESFNEAFMMHTSTSPQYGIVASTETAAAMMRGNTGKKLIQDSIDRAIRFRKEIKRLQSESDSWFFDVWQPENIDTTECWKLDPKDSWHGFKDIDDDHMYLDPIKVTLLTPGMNENSEMGETGIPASIVAKYLDERGIVVEKTGPYNLLFLFSIGIDKSKAMQLLRALTDFKRGFDLNLTVKNFLPSLYNEDPSFYEGMRVQELAQGIHDLTRKYRLPELMFKAFDVLPELKVTPHAAWQEELRGNVEEVPLADLVDRVSANMILPYPPGVPLVLPGEMVTAESRPVLDFLEMLCEIGAHYPGFETDIHGVYAQKDGSYTVKVLKQN
- the cadC gene encoding lysine decarboxylation/transport transcriptional activator CadC, which produces MVGICFQINDWTLVIEENKLYRQDREVSVEPRLINLLRFLAQHSGEVFCRDELIKHVWDGAFVTDQVVTQSIFELRKVLRDGRLDNTRYLVTVPKRGYKLVAETKQIRLEDTPYWKPCDTFTSTEADENQNHNVELNTEEQEKEQDETAQLSFPAGPLTRAVTNISNQVSNEKKKQGESFSFLHRWKLLAFDFFLVGVLIAVIFSVTYQQTTTHITKAVDTDLIEFTYHASRNSNNETEYLADGISQKLMADLASVGHYRVQLNKTAFTTGILPGKAVNVRVEEQQNKTYLDVEYRSNISNRVLFSRQYLMTNANLEHVLRQSSQDLMRALGVQASEQDMNRLMLGLPKEHGLLEMLVRANHFINQTDQKNFEKGIDLLENIALAEPNNDYVLSELYIAYNAYSALNPELELDENTAKIEKLSQDLQARYALSDVGVLPSRIYEALAMITIKQDNKEDARAYLNLAFKNRESAFSYILEGKLAELDGDLDQAGESYSKAFFMDTSLETYMLAENLAFYSDLETVAYFMYRAVNPSEVRLMG